One window of Sinorhizobium fredii NGR234 genomic DNA carries:
- the dapD gene encoding 2,3,4,5-tetrahydropyridine-2,6-dicarboxylate N-succinyltransferase produces MTNHDLASLSQTIETAFEDREAVSTSTRGAIRDAVEAALNLLDSGKVRVAERGADGTWTVNQWLKKAVLLSFRLNPMELVKGGPGESVWWDKVASKFDGWSVNEFEKAGFRAVPNCVVRRSAYIAPNAILMPSFVNLGAYVGEGTMVDTWATVGSCAQIGKNVHLSGGVGIGGVLEPMQAGPTIIEDNCFIGARSEVVEGCIVREGSVLGMGVFIGKSTKIVDRATGEVTYGEVPPYSVVVAGSMPSGSTMANGQPAPNLYCAVIVKRVDEKTRSKTGINELLRD; encoded by the coding sequence ATGACGAACCACGACCTCGCCTCCCTGTCGCAGACGATCGAGACCGCCTTCGAAGATCGCGAGGCCGTCAGCACCAGCACACGCGGCGCGATTCGCGATGCCGTCGAGGCGGCGCTGAATCTGCTCGACAGCGGCAAGGTGCGCGTCGCCGAACGCGGCGCCGACGGCACCTGGACCGTCAACCAGTGGCTCAAGAAGGCCGTGCTGCTCTCCTTCCGGCTGAACCCGATGGAACTCGTCAAGGGCGGTCCGGGCGAGTCGGTGTGGTGGGACAAGGTTGCCTCCAAGTTCGACGGCTGGAGCGTCAACGAATTCGAGAAGGCGGGCTTCCGCGCCGTGCCGAACTGCGTCGTGCGCCGTTCCGCCTACATCGCGCCGAACGCCATCCTGATGCCGTCCTTCGTCAATCTCGGCGCCTATGTCGGCGAGGGAACGATGGTCGACACCTGGGCGACCGTGGGCTCCTGCGCGCAGATCGGCAAGAACGTGCACCTTTCGGGCGGCGTCGGCATCGGCGGCGTCTTGGAGCCGATGCAGGCCGGCCCGACGATCATCGAGGACAACTGCTTCATCGGCGCCCGCTCCGAAGTGGTCGAGGGCTGCATCGTCCGCGAGGGCTCGGTCCTCGGCATGGGCGTCTTCATCGGCAAGTCGACGAAGATCGTCGACCGCGCCACCGGCGAAGTCACCTATGGCGAAGTGCCGCCCTATTCGGTCGTCGTCGCCGGCTCCATGCCGTCCGGCTCAACCATGGCCAACGGCCAGCCGGCGCCGAACCTCTACTGTGCCGTCATCGTCAAGCGCGTCGACGAGAAGACCCGCTCCAAGACCGGCATCAACGAGTTGCTCCGGGATTGA
- a CDS encoding LOG family protein, whose product MGRMKKRSLRGKGGVWDPLADSSQSRQRASTVPLTPQSASPTYRLAYIDDDFLCREELRPVRLQLELLKTEMMLEERGINSTVVMFGGARIPEPGGEAWAAKNETQRKNLEAASVYYDEARKFARLCSEQSAKLGHKEYVIVTGGGPGVMEAGNRGAADVGAPSIGLNIVLPHEQAPNSYVTPELSFNFHYFAIRKMHFLLRAKAVAVFPGGFGTLDELFETMTLMQTGRLALVPLVLFGEKFWRSIINFEALAEFGTIAPNDIDLVHFVETAEEAWEIIARFYETVDPRSVPMASGRR is encoded by the coding sequence ATGGGACGCATGAAGAAGCGCAGTTTGCGCGGCAAGGGCGGTGTCTGGGATCCGCTGGCAGACAGCTCGCAAAGCAGGCAGCGCGCCTCGACCGTTCCCCTGACGCCGCAATCGGCCTCCCCGACCTACCGGCTCGCCTATATTGACGATGATTTCCTCTGCCGGGAGGAATTGCGGCCGGTGCGCCTGCAGCTCGAGCTCCTGAAGACGGAGATGATGCTCGAGGAGCGCGGCATCAACTCGACCGTCGTCATGTTCGGCGGCGCGCGCATTCCCGAACCGGGCGGCGAGGCCTGGGCGGCCAAGAACGAGACGCAGCGCAAGAACCTGGAAGCGGCCTCGGTCTATTACGACGAAGCCCGCAAGTTCGCGCGGCTCTGTTCCGAGCAGTCCGCCAAGCTCGGCCACAAGGAATATGTGATCGTTACCGGCGGCGGGCCGGGCGTCATGGAGGCCGGAAACCGCGGTGCTGCGGATGTCGGCGCGCCGTCGATCGGCCTCAACATCGTTCTGCCGCACGAGCAGGCGCCGAACAGCTACGTCACGCCCGAACTCTCCTTCAACTTCCACTATTTCGCCATCCGCAAGATGCATTTCCTGCTGCGCGCCAAGGCGGTGGCGGTCTTCCCGGGCGGCTTCGGGACGCTCGACGAGCTGTTCGAGACCATGACGCTGATGCAGACCGGCCGCCTGGCGCTCGTACCGCTGGTTCTGTTCGGCGAGAAATTCTGGCGCTCGATCATCAATTTCGAGGCGCTTGCCGAGTTCGGCACGATCGCGCCGAACGATATCGATCTCGTGCATTTCGTCGAAACCGCCGAAGAGGCTTGGGAGATCATCGCCCGTTTTTACGAAACGGTGGATCCGCGATCGGTGCCGATGGCCTCCGGCCGGCGGTAA
- a CDS encoding pyrimidine 5'-nucleotidase, producing MKKLDRLPTREEFAHVTDWVFDLDNTLYPHHVNLFAQIDKNMTAYVAELLSLEPAEAKKLQKEYYRDHGTTLQGLMIHHGIDPNDFLERAHAIDYSVVPANPDLGDAIKALPGRKFIFTNGSVAHAEMTARALGILDHFDNIFDIVAAGYLPKPAGDTYDKFMSLHRVDTQHAAMFEDLPRNLLVPKALGMKTILLVPRNLEYEFAEAWETSSDADEQIDYVTEDLAGFLRRVVAEA from the coding sequence ATGAAAAAGCTCGACCGCCTGCCGACCCGCGAAGAATTTGCCCATGTCACCGACTGGGTCTTCGATCTTGACAACACGCTTTACCCGCATCACGTCAATCTCTTCGCGCAGATCGACAAAAACATGACGGCCTATGTAGCCGAACTCCTGTCGCTCGAGCCGGCGGAAGCGAAGAAACTTCAAAAGGAATATTACCGTGATCACGGCACCACGCTCCAGGGACTGATGATCCACCACGGCATCGACCCGAACGATTTTCTCGAAAGGGCGCATGCGATCGACTACAGTGTCGTGCCGGCCAATCCCGATCTCGGCGATGCGATCAAGGCGCTCCCCGGCCGCAAGTTCATCTTCACCAACGGCAGTGTCGCCCACGCGGAGATGACGGCGCGCGCGCTCGGCATCCTCGACCATTTCGACAACATCTTCGACATCGTCGCCGCCGGTTACCTGCCGAAGCCGGCCGGCGATACCTATGACAAGTTCATGAGCCTGCACCGCGTCGACACGCAGCATGCAGCGATGTTCGAGGACCTGCCGCGCAATCTGCTGGTGCCGAAGGCGCTCGGCATGAAGACGATCCTCCTGGTGCCGCGCAATCTCGAATATGAATTCGCGGAAGCCTGGGAGACCTCCAGCGACGCGGACGAGCAGATCGACTACGTCACCGAGGATCTGGCCGGCTTCCTGCGGCGGGTGGTGGCGGAGGCGTGA
- a CDS encoding DMT family transporter produces METWVLITVAAAFLQNIRSSMQKHLKGAMGTTGATFVRFGFGLPFALLYLLMLWRVAGHPLPVPNATFFLWAAVGGMAQIAATFLLVHLFSFRNFAVGTAYSRTEPAQAALFGLIFLGEKASQGTLVAIAISVVGVMLISVARTTLSTRSLLTSVFSPTAAIGLFSGTFFGLSAVSYRSASLALAPSLPAPDFMMQASFTLGFVILLQTAVMLLWIVAREPDELKRIGSAWKPAFVVGFVGSSASFGWFMAMTLQQAAIVKVVAQVEMIFTFASSFFIFREWINRLELVGCLLIVLGVVMLLVL; encoded by the coding sequence ATGGAAACCTGGGTTCTCATCACCGTCGCCGCCGCCTTTCTGCAGAATATCCGCTCCTCCATGCAGAAGCACCTGAAGGGTGCCATGGGGACGACCGGCGCCACCTTCGTGCGCTTCGGCTTCGGACTTCCCTTCGCGCTCCTCTACCTTCTGATGCTCTGGCGCGTCGCCGGCCACCCGCTGCCGGTGCCGAACGCGACCTTCTTCCTCTGGGCTGCCGTCGGCGGCATGGCGCAGATCGCCGCGACATTCCTGCTCGTGCACCTGTTCTCCTTCCGCAACTTCGCTGTCGGAACCGCCTATTCCCGCACCGAGCCGGCCCAGGCGGCGCTCTTCGGGCTGATCTTCCTCGGTGAGAAGGCAAGCCAGGGGACGCTCGTGGCGATCGCCATCTCGGTGGTCGGCGTCATGCTGATTTCCGTTGCCCGCACGACGCTCAGCACCCGCTCGCTGCTGACTTCGGTCTTCAGCCCTACCGCCGCGATCGGCCTGTTCTCCGGCACCTTCTTCGGGCTCTCCGCGGTTTCCTACCGCTCGGCTTCGCTGGCGCTGGCACCCAGCCTGCCCGCGCCTGACTTCATGATGCAGGCGAGCTTCACGCTCGGTTTCGTCATCCTGCTGCAGACCGCCGTCATGCTCCTCTGGATCGTCGCACGCGAGCCCGACGAACTGAAGCGCATTGGTTCGGCGTGGAAGCCCGCTTTCGTCGTCGGCTTCGTCGGCTCGTCCGCGTCCTTCGGCTGGTTCATGGCGATGACGCTGCAGCAGGCGGCGATCGTCAAGGTCGTTGCGCAGGTCGAGATGATCTTCACCTTCGCCTCGTCCTTCTTCATCTTCCGCGAATGGATCAACCGGCTCGAACTCGTCGGATGCCTGCTGATCGTGCTCGGCGTCGTGATGCTGCTGGTCCTTTAG
- a CDS encoding isocitrate lyase/PEP mutase family protein — MNQEERARVFAALHRKGDPIVLYNIWDAGSARCVAEAGARALATGSWSVAAAHGFGDGQKIPLQLLVEIAREIVAATDLPLSVDFEGAYSEDPAQGAANVAQLIDAGAIGINFEDQVVGKGGVHPIGKQAARIRAIREMGERQSVPLFINARTDLFLQESDAARHPGLMHDAIARAKAYAEAGASGFFAPGLADAELIGKLCAQSALPVNVMMKPGAPDLATLAAAGVGRVSYGPFPYRAMTAWLKGEAEKVYGSAGT, encoded by the coding sequence ATGAATCAGGAGGAAAGGGCGCGCGTCTTTGCAGCGCTGCACCGCAAGGGTGACCCGATCGTGCTATACAATATCTGGGACGCCGGCAGCGCCCGCTGCGTGGCCGAGGCCGGCGCCAGGGCGCTCGCCACCGGAAGCTGGTCGGTGGCGGCCGCGCACGGCTTCGGCGACGGGCAGAAGATTCCGCTGCAATTGCTGGTCGAGATCGCCCGCGAGATCGTCGCGGCGACCGACCTGCCGCTGTCGGTCGACTTCGAGGGCGCCTATTCGGAGGACCCGGCCCAAGGGGCCGCCAATGTGGCGCAACTGATCGATGCGGGCGCGATCGGCATCAACTTCGAGGATCAGGTCGTCGGCAAGGGCGGGGTCCATCCGATCGGCAAGCAGGCGGCCCGCATCCGGGCGATCCGCGAGATGGGGGAACGCCAGAGCGTCCCGCTTTTCATCAATGCCCGTACCGACCTGTTCCTGCAGGAAAGCGACGCGGCGCGCCATCCGGGTTTGATGCACGATGCGATCGCGCGTGCCAAGGCCTATGCCGAAGCGGGGGCCAGCGGCTTCTTCGCGCCGGGGCTTGCCGATGCCGAACTGATCGGCAAGCTTTGCGCTCAATCGGCTTTGCCGGTGAACGTGATGATGAAGCCGGGTGCTCCGGATCTCGCGACCCTTGCCGCCGCCGGCGTCGGCCGCGTCAGCTATGGACCGTTCCCCTATCGGGCAATGACCGCATGGCTCAAGGGGGAGGCGGAGAAGGTTTACGGGAGCGCTGGGACGTAG
- a CDS encoding integrase core domain-containing protein translates to MVWRETGIMEERLKFVAACLSGEETMAGLCALYGISRKTGYKWLRRFQLRGPAGLEDLPRAPLNHGRATAAELVERIVAEKEAHPLWGPKKIVARLARQDPATAWPSASTAGAILNRHGLVGRRRARWKGAGNGPWPEPAMPNAVWTGDHKGWFTTRDGWRCEPLTVMDVKSRYLLALEATGSTGDEEAWPVFERLFDEHGLPDRIRTDNGPPFAAAGVTGLTPLSLRFVRLGITLERIAPGKPQQNGKHERFHLTMLPLAKAPAADRAAQAEAFEAFRREYNEERPHETLGMDTPAEHYRASTRKMPVSPPEPDYPAEAAVRKVRHNGAVKWQGAEIYVSATLVGEVVAIEETESGEWAMRFYAHRLGFIDEKRGRLVRKTVLQPRPAVGLADELREEL, encoded by the coding sequence ATGGTTTGGAGAGAGACTGGCATCATGGAGGAGCGGCTGAAGTTTGTTGCGGCATGTTTGTCCGGCGAGGAGACGATGGCTGGGCTTTGCGCGCTCTACGGGATATCGCGCAAGACGGGCTATAAATGGCTGAGACGCTTTCAGCTGCGCGGTCCTGCGGGGCTGGAGGATCTGCCGCGAGCACCACTTAACCACGGGCGGGCGACGGCGGCAGAGCTGGTGGAGCGGATCGTGGCGGAGAAGGAAGCGCATCCGCTATGGGGTCCGAAGAAGATCGTTGCGCGGCTGGCGCGACAGGACCCGGCGACGGCTTGGCCGTCGGCTTCAACGGCGGGAGCGATCCTTAATCGGCACGGGCTGGTCGGGCGGCGGCGCGCCCGGTGGAAGGGGGCCGGCAACGGCCCTTGGCCGGAGCCGGCGATGCCAAATGCGGTATGGACGGGCGACCACAAAGGCTGGTTCACGACCCGCGACGGCTGGCGCTGCGAACCGCTGACGGTGATGGATGTCAAAAGCCGTTATCTGCTGGCGCTGGAGGCGACCGGCTCGACCGGTGACGAAGAGGCCTGGCCGGTGTTCGAGCGGCTGTTTGACGAGCATGGCCTGCCCGACCGCATCAGGACCGACAACGGTCCGCCCTTCGCGGCGGCCGGTGTCACCGGACTGACGCCGCTATCCCTACGCTTCGTGCGGCTGGGGATTACGCTGGAGCGCATTGCGCCAGGTAAGCCGCAGCAAAACGGAAAGCACGAGCGCTTCCATCTGACCATGCTGCCGCTGGCAAAAGCGCCGGCAGCCGACCGGGCCGCGCAGGCCGAAGCCTTCGAAGCGTTTCGGCGTGAGTACAATGAGGAGCGACCGCACGAGACGCTCGGCATGGACACGCCGGCCGAGCACTACCGGGCATCGACGCGCAAAATGCCGGTCAGCCCTCCGGAACCCGATTATCCGGCCGAGGCCGCGGTGCGCAAGGTGCGCCACAACGGCGCCGTCAAATGGCAGGGCGCGGAGATTTACGTCTCGGCCACGCTGGTCGGAGAGGTGGTCGCCATTGAGGAGACGGAGAGCGGCGAATGGGCGATGCGCTTCTACGCCCATCGCCTCGGCTTTATCGACGAGAAACGCGGCAGGCTCGTCCGCAAAACCGTCTTGCAACCCCGACCAGCCGTCGGTCTTGCGGACGAGCTACGGGAAGAACTGTAA